The following proteins are encoded in a genomic region of Alnus glutinosa chromosome 8, dhAlnGlut1.1, whole genome shotgun sequence:
- the LOC133876238 gene encoding translation initiation factor IF-1, chloroplastic, with product MMSLKPTTLHPHLLPLQHTHFPLSLPQSHKFPKPLLTNKRVPIHRLLVLAKSPNSDRSPRKTEEEKLTHEGSVTESLPNGMFRVRLDNQDTLIGYISGAIRKNYIRILPGDRVRVEVSRYDSSRGRITYRLRNTKD from the coding sequence ATGATGTCTCTCAAACCCACCACTCTCCACCCTCATCTTCTGCCACTACAGCACACCCATTTCCCTCTTTCACTCCCGCAAAGCCACAAATTCCCAAAGCCACTCTTAACCAACAAGCGCGTGCCCATTCACCGGCTTCTCGTCTTAGCCAAATCTCCCAATTCGGACCGCTCCCCCCGGAAAACAGAGGAAGAGAAACTGACCCACGAAGGGTCAGTCACCGAGTCGCTCCCCAACGGCATGTTTCGGGTTCGCTTGGACAACCAAGACACGCTTATCGGTTACATTTCCGGTGCTATCCGAAAGAATTACATTCGTATACTCCCTGGTGATAGAGTCAGGGTCGAGGTCAGTCGCTACGACTCGTCCCGAGGCCGCATAACCTACAGACTCCGCAACACCAAAGATTAA
- the LOC133876547 gene encoding uncharacterized protein LOC133876547 isoform X1 → MLDFMCPLVLFTGLRNLKEAMAKAVLNSSAMTTSSQTWLLMFSLIFITFHLNWVSSLATLHPNYYDKCSSTVPSSTPDKGPLTSFPLPRSHDGYYIGGKPLLEPNPFAYSSTFLNSIVLRTLSVYGTDVPGLFRLEGRLTFPNGNKYNEMEDYSYGRQSYYSTVMYARPQRSSVSFKLEGFWSESKGKLCMVGSGSAYTKEGTSLNLAVVLKLHNLTNSNNITSLITGTLESFTSTDDPNYFEPISVIMLPQLKYKYTSFLGDFNNGNDDLPRGLSLSSLPKNKLCSRAVNQFNLRYSRDCDSAKNCSLFDADIGFVPRIMSMYMIGCSEENEKMRVLLEFPNTSYVGFYRSFNPQTTLVGEGSWDETKHQLCIVAYRISDVAVSWDNARVGDCSTKLSLRFPAIWSIKDVSDIVGKIWTNKTMQESGYFDRIMFRSSWNRMVGVPDLKYEYTKIDTAIKLCPKSEKPARKNGERYPNGSSISVMQFDSSVKNSKGRIAWGYSVPISVDAMLYKYSSSQDSEATPPKFKNSGTVNISYYITLQPSNGISPFNASSTSYETFEILAEGIYDAETGSLCMVGCRNLGSDDQMPRNNSWDCEILVKFQFPSLNSRRGGYIKGSINSTRDKSHPLFFERLDLSATYEDGYSIWRMDVEIVMVLISTTLSCVFVVLQIFHVKKHPDVLPFISLVMLSVLTLGQLVPLVLNFEALFLRSSWSRASILRESAGWLEANEVIVRVTGMVAFLLQFLLLQKTWSARWRDGNQKSLWSSERKVLFVALPLYLAGALVPVVVNLWNSENDDYGMVSASFTSYQPRSLWGDLKSYAGLVLDGFLLPQILLNMFWNSKKSSLSRSFYMGNTFVRLLPHAYDLYRAHRYAHHYDGSYIYANPGADFYSSTWDVVIPLGGLLFALIIYLQQRFGGRCIFSRRFRELGVYEKVPVSVNP, encoded by the exons GTGCCCCTTGGTCTTGTTCACAGGTCTTAGGAACTTGAAAGAAGCTATGGCTAAGGCAGTTCTGAACTCTTCTGCAATGACCACCTCTTCACAAACATGGCTTCTCATGTTTTCCCTCATTTTCATCACCTTCCATTTGAACTGGGTCTCATCCTTAGCAACTCTACACCCTAATTACTACGATAAATGTTCTTCAACCGTCCCTTCATCAACCCCAGACAAAGGTCCCCTCACAAGCTTTCCTCTTCCGCGATCCCATGACGGTTACTATATCGGCGGCAAGCCACTTCTGGAACCAAACCCCTTTGCATACTCGTCGACTTTCCTAAACTCCATCGTACTTCGCACCTTGTCTGTCTATGGCACTGATGTTCCAGGCTTGTTCAGGCTTGAAGGGCGTCTAACATTTCCAAACGGGAACAAGTACAACGAGATGGAAGATTACTCGTATGGCCGACAGTCGTACTATTCTACTGTCATGTATGCTAGGCCGCAAAGAAGTTCGGTAAGTTTTAAACTGGAGGGGTTCTGGTCAGAATCAAAGGGAAAACTTTGTATGGTTGGATCAGGTTCTGCTTACACTAAAGAAGGTACTTCGCTTAATCTTGCTGTTGTTCTTAAACTCCATAATCtcacaaattcaaataatattacTAGTTTGATTACTGGAACTTTAGAGAGCTTTACTTCTACCGATGATCCAAACTACTTTGAGCCAATTTCTGTAATTATGCTTCCTCAATTGAAGTATAAATACACATCATTTTTGGGAGATTTTAATAATGGAAATGATGATCTTCCACGTGGTTTATCACTTAGTTCTCttccaaaaaacaaattatgctCAAGGGCAGTCAATCAGTTCAACTTGAGATATTCCAGAGACTGCGATTCTGCAAAGAACTGCAGTCTGTTTGATGCAGACATCGGATTTGTTCCTCGTATCATGTCCATGTATATGATTGGGTGTTCTGAGGAGAATGAAAAGATGCGGGTTCTCTTGGAGTTTCCTAACACTAGCTACGTTGGTTTTTACCGGAGTTTCAATCCTCAAACGACTCTGGTCGGGGAAGGATCATGGGATGAGACAAAGCATCAGCTCTGCATCGTTGCTTACCGAATTTCGGACGTGGCCGTATCTTGGGATAATGCTCGTGTGGGTGATTGTTCAACGAAATTGAGCTTGAGATTTCCTGCAATCTGGTCAATCAAAGATGTTAGTGACATTGTGGGGAAAATTTGGACTAACAAAACCATGCAAGAGTCTGGTTATTTCGACAGAATCATGTTTCGAAGTTCTTGGAATCGTATGGTTGGAGTTCCTGACTTGAAGTATGAGTATACAAAAATTGATACTGCAATAAAGTTATGCCCAAAGTCTGAGAAGCCTGCTAGGAAAAATGGGGAAAGATACCCAAATGGGTCTTCTATTTCCGTCATGCAATTTGATTCCTCAGTGAAAAATTCTAAAGGAAGAATCGCATGGGGTTATTCTGTTCCCATCTCTGTTGATGCTATGCTTTATAAGTACTCGAGCTCCCAAGACTCTGAAGCAACGccaccaaaattcaaaaatagtGGAACAGTCAATATCAGCTACTATATAACCCTTCAACCGTCCAATGGGATCTCTCCGTTTAACGCATCTTCAACATCATATGAGACCTTTGAGATTTTGGCTGAAGGGATATATGATGCTGAAACAGGGAGCTTGTGTATGGTAGGCTGCAGAAATCTTGGCTCTGACGATCAAATGCCAAGAAATAATTCTTGGGATTGTGAGATTCTTGTTAAATTTCAATTCCCTTCATTAAATTCAAGGCGTGGAGGTTACATCAAGGGAAGCATTAATAGCACACGGGACAAATCTCATCCACTTTTCTTTGAACGTTTAGACTTGTCTGCAACTTACGAGGATGGATATTCCATATGGAGGATGGATGTGGAGATTGTCATGGTACTTATCTCCACCACATTGTCATGTGTTTTTGTGGTACTGCAGATCTTTCATGTGAAAAAACACCCTGATGTGCTTCCCTTCATCTCCCTTGTCATGCTATCAGTTCTCACTTTAGGCCAGTTGGTGCCTCTTGTGCTGAACTTTGAAGCCTTGTTCTTGAGAAGTTCTTGGAGTCGGGCGAGCATATTGCGTGAAAGTGCTGGATGGCTTGAAGCAAACGAG GTAATTGTTAGAGTGACTGGAATGGTAGCTTTCTTGCTGCAATTCCTCCTTCTGCAAAAAACGTGGTCAGCAAGATGGAGAGATGGAAATCAAAAGAGCTTGTGGTCTTCTGAGAGGAAGGTTCTCTTTGTGGCTTTACCATTATATCTAGCGGGGGCTTTAGTTCCTGTGGTGGTAAACTTGTGGAACAGCGAAAATGATGATTATGGGATGGTTTCGGCTTCCTTTACTAGTTACCAACCACGTTCTCTTTGGGGGGACTTGAAATCTTATGCTGGTTTGGTTTTGGATGGTTTTTTGTTGCCTCAAATACTGCTCAACATGTTCTGGAACTCAAAAAAGAGTAGTCTTTCTCGTTCATTCTACATGGGGAACACTTTTGTCCGATTgctaccacatgcatatgatctTTATAGGGCTCACAGGTATGCTCACCACTATGATGGGTCATACATATATGCGAATCCTGGTGCAGATTTTTACTCCTCTACTTGGGATGTTGTTATTCCTCTTGGGGGTTTGCTTTTTGCCTTGATCATTTACTTGCAGCAGAGGTTTGGTGGTCGCTGCATCTTTTCTCGGAGGTTTAGAGAGTTGGGAGTATATGAAAAGGTGCCTGTGTCAGTTAATCCATAA
- the LOC133876547 gene encoding uncharacterized protein LOC133876547 isoform X3, translating to MAKAVLNSSAMTTSSQTWLLMFSLIFITFHLNWVSSLATLHPNYYDKCSSTVPSSTPDKGPLTSFPLPRSHDGYYIGGKPLLEPNPFAYSSTFLNSIVLRTLSVYGTDVPGLFRLEGRLTFPNGNKYNEMEDYSYGRQSYYSTVMYARPQRSSVSFKLEGFWSESKGKLCMVGSGSAYTKEGTSLNLAVVLKLHNLTNSNNITSLITGTLESFTSTDDPNYFEPISVIMLPQLKYKYTSFLGDFNNGNDDLPRGLSLSSLPKNKLCSRAVNQFNLRYSRDCDSAKNCSLFDADIGFVPRIMSMYMIGCSEENEKMRVLLEFPNTSYVGFYRSFNPQTTLVGEGSWDETKHQLCIVAYRISDVAVSWDNARVGDCSTKLSLRFPAIWSIKDVSDIVGKIWTNKTMQESGYFDRIMFRSSWNRMVGVPDLKYEYTKIDTAIKLCPKSEKPARKNGERYPNGSSISVMQFDSSVKNSKGRIAWGYSVPISVDAMLYKYSSSQDSEATPPKFKNSGTVNISYYITLQPSNGISPFNASSTSYETFEILAEGIYDAETGSLCMVGCRNLGSDDQMPRNNSWDCEILVKFQFPSLNSRRGGYIKGSINSTRDKSHPLFFERLDLSATYEDGYSIWRMDVEIVMVLISTTLSCVFVVLQIFHVKKHPDVLPFISLVMLSVLTLGQLVPLVLNFEALFLRSSWSRASILRESAGWLEANEVIVRVTGMVAFLLQFLLLQKTWSARWRDGNQKSLWSSERKVLFVALPLYLAGALVPVVVNLWNSENDDYGMVSASFTSYQPRSLWGDLKSYAGLVLDGFLLPQILLNMFWNSKKSSLSRSFYMGNTFVRLLPHAYDLYRAHRYAHHYDGSYIYANPGADFYSSTWDVVIPLGGLLFALIIYLQQRFGGRCIFSRRFRELGVYEKVPVSVNP from the exons ATGGCTAAGGCAGTTCTGAACTCTTCTGCAATGACCACCTCTTCACAAACATGGCTTCTCATGTTTTCCCTCATTTTCATCACCTTCCATTTGAACTGGGTCTCATCCTTAGCAACTCTACACCCTAATTACTACGATAAATGTTCTTCAACCGTCCCTTCATCAACCCCAGACAAAGGTCCCCTCACAAGCTTTCCTCTTCCGCGATCCCATGACGGTTACTATATCGGCGGCAAGCCACTTCTGGAACCAAACCCCTTTGCATACTCGTCGACTTTCCTAAACTCCATCGTACTTCGCACCTTGTCTGTCTATGGCACTGATGTTCCAGGCTTGTTCAGGCTTGAAGGGCGTCTAACATTTCCAAACGGGAACAAGTACAACGAGATGGAAGATTACTCGTATGGCCGACAGTCGTACTATTCTACTGTCATGTATGCTAGGCCGCAAAGAAGTTCGGTAAGTTTTAAACTGGAGGGGTTCTGGTCAGAATCAAAGGGAAAACTTTGTATGGTTGGATCAGGTTCTGCTTACACTAAAGAAGGTACTTCGCTTAATCTTGCTGTTGTTCTTAAACTCCATAATCtcacaaattcaaataatattacTAGTTTGATTACTGGAACTTTAGAGAGCTTTACTTCTACCGATGATCCAAACTACTTTGAGCCAATTTCTGTAATTATGCTTCCTCAATTGAAGTATAAATACACATCATTTTTGGGAGATTTTAATAATGGAAATGATGATCTTCCACGTGGTTTATCACTTAGTTCTCttccaaaaaacaaattatgctCAAGGGCAGTCAATCAGTTCAACTTGAGATATTCCAGAGACTGCGATTCTGCAAAGAACTGCAGTCTGTTTGATGCAGACATCGGATTTGTTCCTCGTATCATGTCCATGTATATGATTGGGTGTTCTGAGGAGAATGAAAAGATGCGGGTTCTCTTGGAGTTTCCTAACACTAGCTACGTTGGTTTTTACCGGAGTTTCAATCCTCAAACGACTCTGGTCGGGGAAGGATCATGGGATGAGACAAAGCATCAGCTCTGCATCGTTGCTTACCGAATTTCGGACGTGGCCGTATCTTGGGATAATGCTCGTGTGGGTGATTGTTCAACGAAATTGAGCTTGAGATTTCCTGCAATCTGGTCAATCAAAGATGTTAGTGACATTGTGGGGAAAATTTGGACTAACAAAACCATGCAAGAGTCTGGTTATTTCGACAGAATCATGTTTCGAAGTTCTTGGAATCGTATGGTTGGAGTTCCTGACTTGAAGTATGAGTATACAAAAATTGATACTGCAATAAAGTTATGCCCAAAGTCTGAGAAGCCTGCTAGGAAAAATGGGGAAAGATACCCAAATGGGTCTTCTATTTCCGTCATGCAATTTGATTCCTCAGTGAAAAATTCTAAAGGAAGAATCGCATGGGGTTATTCTGTTCCCATCTCTGTTGATGCTATGCTTTATAAGTACTCGAGCTCCCAAGACTCTGAAGCAACGccaccaaaattcaaaaatagtGGAACAGTCAATATCAGCTACTATATAACCCTTCAACCGTCCAATGGGATCTCTCCGTTTAACGCATCTTCAACATCATATGAGACCTTTGAGATTTTGGCTGAAGGGATATATGATGCTGAAACAGGGAGCTTGTGTATGGTAGGCTGCAGAAATCTTGGCTCTGACGATCAAATGCCAAGAAATAATTCTTGGGATTGTGAGATTCTTGTTAAATTTCAATTCCCTTCATTAAATTCAAGGCGTGGAGGTTACATCAAGGGAAGCATTAATAGCACACGGGACAAATCTCATCCACTTTTCTTTGAACGTTTAGACTTGTCTGCAACTTACGAGGATGGATATTCCATATGGAGGATGGATGTGGAGATTGTCATGGTACTTATCTCCACCACATTGTCATGTGTTTTTGTGGTACTGCAGATCTTTCATGTGAAAAAACACCCTGATGTGCTTCCCTTCATCTCCCTTGTCATGCTATCAGTTCTCACTTTAGGCCAGTTGGTGCCTCTTGTGCTGAACTTTGAAGCCTTGTTCTTGAGAAGTTCTTGGAGTCGGGCGAGCATATTGCGTGAAAGTGCTGGATGGCTTGAAGCAAACGAG GTAATTGTTAGAGTGACTGGAATGGTAGCTTTCTTGCTGCAATTCCTCCTTCTGCAAAAAACGTGGTCAGCAAGATGGAGAGATGGAAATCAAAAGAGCTTGTGGTCTTCTGAGAGGAAGGTTCTCTTTGTGGCTTTACCATTATATCTAGCGGGGGCTTTAGTTCCTGTGGTGGTAAACTTGTGGAACAGCGAAAATGATGATTATGGGATGGTTTCGGCTTCCTTTACTAGTTACCAACCACGTTCTCTTTGGGGGGACTTGAAATCTTATGCTGGTTTGGTTTTGGATGGTTTTTTGTTGCCTCAAATACTGCTCAACATGTTCTGGAACTCAAAAAAGAGTAGTCTTTCTCGTTCATTCTACATGGGGAACACTTTTGTCCGATTgctaccacatgcatatgatctTTATAGGGCTCACAGGTATGCTCACCACTATGATGGGTCATACATATATGCGAATCCTGGTGCAGATTTTTACTCCTCTACTTGGGATGTTGTTATTCCTCTTGGGGGTTTGCTTTTTGCCTTGATCATTTACTTGCAGCAGAGGTTTGGTGGTCGCTGCATCTTTTCTCGGAGGTTTAGAGAGTTGGGAGTATATGAAAAGGTGCCTGTGTCAGTTAATCCATAA
- the LOC133876027 gene encoding EG45-like domain containing protein — MFCLNFICCPRATFYNIISIFLEEMEYSWPGEWKNGIATFYKRPYVPSVCNGYKDDGDFIAGASDEIWENRGACGKYYLVKCIGATNLAPQPCKVDFVTVKIVDYCPPGCRGTINLSEDTFSIIAHPTAGRIKIEYYE; from the exons ATGTTTTGCCTCAATTTCATATGTTGCCCAAGGGCGACCTTTTACAACATTATATCCATATTCTTGGAAGAGATGGAATACTCTTG GCCTGGCGAATGGAAAAATGGGATTGCCACCTTCTACAAACGTCCTTATGTTC CCTCTGTGTGTAATGGATATAAAGATGATGGTGACTTTATAGCCGGAGCAAGTGATGAAATATGGGAGAATAGGGGAGCATGTGGGAAATATTACCTTGTAAAGTGTATTGGTGCCACAAACCTAGCACCACAACCTTGTAAGGTAGACTTCGTTACAGTTAAAATTGTCGATTATTGTCCACCAGGATGCCGCGGAACCATCAATCTTTCTGAAGATACTTTCTCTATAATTGCCCATCCCACTGCTGGAAGAATTAAGATTGAATATTATGAGTAA